One window of the Pantoea cypripedii genome contains the following:
- a CDS encoding branched-chain amino acid ABC transporter permease, with protein MKLIAERVQIIVVALVVMLAAFWLSGALELYTLLSVTVFLVMGLLALSLAFIWGYGGILCFGQAAFFGLGAYTYAICVINWGDSTWAVVMAVLLPTLFSLLLGYVIFYGGVSDVYLGAITLAVSLVLFNWVNSTAGSEYHIGQALLGGFNGIPSVPTLNLPFQPDAILSPEAIFMVTAGCLALCYALLKFILLSRFGKTVVAIRENEQRAGLLGYNVPAHKLATFAIGAAIAGLAGCLYVNWGAFVSPGVFSISQSAQIIIWVIVGGRGTLIGPVISCILLQWMVTRLGAQQTVDVNLVLGVILAVFVLLIPGGMLPTLQRLGRRKRQAAAQTNPPQVSEVKQ; from the coding sequence ATGAAACTGATTGCTGAACGGGTGCAAATCATCGTGGTCGCGCTGGTGGTGATGCTGGCGGCGTTTTGGCTGTCGGGCGCGCTGGAGCTGTATACGCTGCTGTCGGTGACAGTTTTTCTGGTGATGGGACTGCTGGCGCTCAGCCTGGCGTTTATCTGGGGGTATGGCGGCATTCTGTGTTTTGGTCAGGCGGCGTTTTTCGGTCTGGGTGCTTATACCTACGCGATATGCGTCATCAACTGGGGCGACTCCACCTGGGCGGTGGTGATGGCAGTTCTGCTGCCGACGCTGTTTTCGCTGCTGCTTGGGTATGTGATTTTTTATGGCGGCGTGAGCGATGTGTATCTTGGCGCGATTACCCTGGCTGTCAGCCTAGTGCTGTTTAACTGGGTAAACTCCACGGCGGGCAGTGAATACCATATTGGTCAGGCGCTGCTGGGTGGCTTCAATGGTATTCCGTCGGTGCCCACCCTTAATCTGCCATTCCAGCCTGATGCGATTTTGTCACCGGAAGCGATCTTTATGGTGACAGCGGGTTGCCTGGCGCTGTGCTATGCGCTGCTGAAATTCATCCTGCTGAGCCGCTTTGGCAAAACGGTGGTGGCGATCCGGGAGAACGAACAGCGTGCAGGTCTGCTTGGTTATAACGTTCCGGCCCACAAGCTGGCGACCTTTGCCATCGGTGCGGCCATCGCCGGGCTGGCGGGCTGTCTGTACGTTAACTGGGGCGCATTTGTCAGCCCTGGCGTGTTCAGCATCAGCCAGTCAGCGCAGATCATCATTTGGGTGATTGTCGGCGGGCGCGGCACGCTGATCGGTCCGGTGATCAGCTGCATTCTGTTGCAGTGGATGGTCACACGACTCGGTGCGCAGCAGACGGTAGACGTCAACCTGGTGCTGGGGGTGATTCTGGCAGTCTTTGTGCTGCTGATCCCCGGAGGCATGTTGCCAACGTTACAACGGCTGGGGCGGCGTAAGCGGCAAGCCGCAGCGCAGACAAACCCACCGCAGGTCAGCGAGGTGAAACAATGA
- a CDS encoding ATP-binding cassette domain-containing protein, protein MNAPVLLQTRKMGVSFGGVHAVKEVDFTLHEGELRCLIGPNGAGKSTFFKMLSGQVTPSRGECRYRNQVISGLRPWAIARLGIGIKTQVPSVFEGLSVRENLWQAAANKLAKAEVPAAIDRVLQDIGLAHLADATLAELAHGQRQWVELGMILISRPQLVLLDEPAAGMTHHEVRKTAELIKAINQQSTVVVVEHDMEFISMIAQKVTVFNQGAVLAEGSFREVTRNPLVKEAYLGNVEIKHA, encoded by the coding sequence ATGAACGCGCCGGTATTGTTACAAACCCGCAAGATGGGCGTCAGTTTTGGCGGGGTCCATGCGGTGAAAGAAGTGGATTTCACCCTGCACGAGGGCGAATTACGTTGCCTGATTGGGCCGAACGGCGCGGGTAAAAGCACCTTCTTCAAGATGCTGAGCGGGCAGGTGACGCCGAGCCGGGGTGAATGCCGCTATCGCAATCAGGTGATCTCCGGTCTGCGTCCGTGGGCCATTGCGCGTCTGGGTATTGGTATCAAGACCCAGGTCCCCAGCGTGTTCGAAGGGTTGAGCGTGCGCGAAAATCTGTGGCAGGCTGCGGCGAATAAACTGGCTAAAGCGGAGGTGCCTGCCGCCATTGATCGTGTGTTGCAGGATATCGGACTGGCGCATCTGGCAGACGCCACCTTAGCGGAGCTGGCACACGGCCAGCGGCAATGGGTCGAATTGGGGATGATCCTGATCTCCCGCCCGCAGCTGGTGTTGCTGGATGAGCCAGCCGCCGGGATGACGCACCACGAGGTGCGTAAAACTGCCGAACTGATTAAAGCCATCAATCAACAAAGTACCGTGGTGGTGGTGGAACACGATATGGAGTTCATCAGCATGATCGCGCAGAAAGTGACGGTGTTTAATCAGGGGGCGGTGCTGGCGGAAGGGAGTTTCCGCGAGGTAACCCGTAACCCGCTGGTCAAAGAGGCGTATCTCGGCAACGTGGAGATTAAACATGCTTGA
- a CDS encoding ABC transporter ATP-binding protein: MLEIKEMVSGYNKIPVLHLADLFVGAKSFTGVLGRNGMGKTTLLRTIMGELPAWQGRIALNGIDITAYQAHQRAAAGIGFVPQGRQIFPLLTVEENLRMGCVKHFSRAGQIIEQMLEIFPRLKRLLAQPGGALSGGEQQLLALARCLCGQPQLVLLDEPTEGIQPNICEEIIETLQRLRHEMDISIILVEQDIEFLYALADQIHVIEKGEIIHHIDPRTTSSASIAEQFLGFHA, encoded by the coding sequence ATGCTTGAAATTAAAGAGATGGTCTCGGGTTATAACAAGATTCCGGTGCTGCATTTGGCTGATCTGTTTGTCGGCGCAAAATCGTTTACTGGCGTGCTGGGGCGCAACGGTATGGGGAAAACCACACTGCTGCGTACCATCATGGGAGAATTGCCCGCCTGGCAGGGGCGTATTGCGCTGAACGGTATCGATATCACCGCTTATCAGGCGCATCAGCGGGCTGCGGCGGGGATTGGGTTTGTGCCGCAGGGGCGACAAATCTTTCCCTTGCTGACGGTTGAAGAAAACCTGCGCATGGGGTGCGTGAAGCATTTCTCGCGCGCCGGGCAGATTATCGAGCAGATGCTGGAGATTTTCCCGCGTCTCAAGCGGCTGCTGGCCCAGCCGGGAGGGGCCTTGTCTGGCGGTGAACAGCAACTGCTGGCGCTGGCGCGTTGTTTATGCGGCCAGCCGCAGTTGGTGTTGCTGGATGAGCCAACTGAGGGGATTCAGCCGAATATTTGCGAGGAGATTATTGAGACGTTGCAACGGCTGCGCCATGAGATGGATATCTCAATTATCCTGGTGGAGCAGGATATTGAGTTTCTGTATGCGCTGGCGGATCAGATCCATGTGATTGAGAAGGGAGAGATTATTCACCACATCGATCCGCGAACTACCTCAAGCGCCAGTATTGCGGAGCAGTTTTTAGGGTTTCATGCCTGA
- a CDS encoding ANTAR domain-containing response regulator, which yields MTEQSLMATLAGVRLHLFHPDAQSVRAFCASLTQLGCQAQHSWPLPTHAPDDVQLVIVAVEPHYRQLLQPLMRAWRQANIPVIALADCHNARLFPLLIELQPTAIAERTLNPFALIVQMIGTLQAVRRQVKGKSERLTQAKGILMREYGLDESGAYRFMRSEAMNTRSSMEYTAERVINSLQK from the coding sequence ATGACTGAGCAATCTTTAATGGCGACGCTGGCGGGCGTGCGGCTGCATCTTTTCCATCCTGATGCCCAGAGTGTCCGCGCGTTCTGTGCTTCGCTGACGCAGCTGGGTTGTCAGGCACAGCACAGCTGGCCGCTGCCGACCCACGCACCTGATGATGTGCAGCTGGTGATTGTCGCGGTGGAGCCTCATTACCGACAATTGCTCCAGCCGCTGATGCGTGCCTGGCGGCAGGCAAATATCCCGGTGATCGCCCTCGCTGATTGCCACAATGCCCGGCTATTTCCCTTGTTAATCGAGCTGCAACCGACCGCTATCGCCGAACGTACCCTCAATCCGTTTGCGTTAATTGTGCAGATGATCGGCACGCTACAGGCTGTCAGACGGCAGGTAAAAGGGAAAAGTGAACGTCTGACCCAGGCGAAAGGCATTCTGATGCGCGAATACGGGCTGGATGAATCAGGTGCCTACCGTTTTATGCGCAGCGAAGCGATGAACACCCGCAGCAGCATGGAATATACCGCCGAGCGGGTGATCAACAGCCTGCAAAAGTAA
- a CDS encoding helix-turn-helix domain-containing protein, translating to MKENFTTDNLENRHRFDAWRDAVCSRLIKAEARQTHSGEFSGSFGYSMLGHVDIANHISRTALVWQRTRECIRRHPNHDFYLGYICSGSGTLSQNDNHSHVSAGDVVIYDAATPFDFAMDNVAINIVHLPRPMIEKEAPAIARLAGKALDLTRPGMLSLRQMLTETFSFNAERENAFLTEQFANTLLNMISVSLNLQKSDDALRPDLFSRMVSFLRLNLHEHDLSVAQIANAHHVSPRTVSRVFAAHGTTPMNFVWQERLQASHKALAEGKARNITQVAMDHGFSDMSHFSLAFRKAFGYTPSSLIRQPQS from the coding sequence ATGAAAGAAAATTTCACCACCGATAACCTGGAAAACCGTCATCGCTTTGATGCCTGGCGTGATGCGGTATGTTCACGACTGATCAAAGCTGAAGCCAGACAAACCCATAGCGGGGAATTTTCCGGGAGTTTTGGTTACTCGATGCTGGGACATGTGGATATCGCCAACCATATTTCCCGTACCGCGCTGGTGTGGCAACGCACCCGTGAATGCATTCGCCGCCATCCTAATCACGATTTCTATCTTGGCTATATCTGTAGCGGTTCCGGCACGCTCAGTCAGAACGACAATCATTCACACGTCAGTGCCGGGGATGTGGTGATTTATGATGCTGCCACGCCGTTTGATTTCGCGATGGACAATGTCGCGATCAATATCGTCCATTTGCCCCGTCCGATGATTGAAAAAGAGGCCCCGGCCATCGCCCGGCTGGCGGGAAAAGCGCTGGACCTCACCCGTCCGGGCATGCTGTCGCTCAGGCAAATGCTCACCGAAACCTTCTCCTTTAACGCCGAGCGCGAGAATGCCTTTCTCACGGAACAATTCGCCAACACGTTGCTGAATATGATTTCCGTCAGCCTCAATTTGCAGAAAAGCGATGATGCGTTAAGACCGGATCTTTTCTCGCGCATGGTGAGTTTTTTGCGGCTGAATCTGCACGAGCATGATTTGTCCGTAGCGCAAATCGCCAATGCACATCATGTTTCGCCACGCACCGTCAGCCGGGTATTTGCCGCCCATGGCACCACGCCAATGAATTTTGTCTGGCAGGAGCGCTTGCAGGCCAGCCACAAAGCGCTGGCCGAGGGCAAAGCACGCAATATCACCCAGGTAGCGATGGATCACGGTTTTAGCGATATGTCGCACTTCAGCCTGGCGTTTCGTAAAGCCTTTGGTTACACCCCCAGCAGTTTGATCCGTCAGCCACAGAGCTGA
- a CDS encoding amidase codes for MMNNLHYKSLLEIGRLIQSREITSVEVTTALLARIDTLDKTLHSYFHLMRESALKQAAEADSEIASGTLRGPLHGVPIALKDLIWTKDAPTSHGMIIHKDHYPAEDSTVVERFRAAGAVIMGKLTQTESAFADHHPEITRPTNPWGEALWTGVSSSGSGVATAAGLCYGAIGTDTGGSIRFPSNANGLTGIKPTWSRVTRHGACELAASLDHIGPMARSAADAAAMLQAIAGRDEKDPTSSSEPVPDYLALMTRGVSKLRIGLDKAWSLDQVDDDTRAALQSAIATLSELGATFVDITMPDTEKAAAEWSALCAVETALAHEETYPAQKEKYGPGLAGLLDLGHQVTALEYQRLLLSRAALRGDISALFSKVDLILAPATAFAGLTWDTMTRFGTDQALFNGVLRYTSAFDASGHPTITLPCGMTAAGAPIGFQLVAAHFAEATMIQGAWAYQQVTDWHKKHPAL; via the coding sequence ATGATGAACAACCTGCACTACAAAAGTTTGCTGGAAATTGGCCGCCTGATTCAGTCGCGTGAAATCACCTCGGTTGAGGTCACCACCGCCCTGCTGGCGCGTATCGATACGCTGGACAAAACGCTGCACAGCTATTTTCACCTGATGCGTGAAAGCGCGTTAAAACAGGCCGCCGAAGCGGATAGCGAGATTGCCAGCGGCACGCTACGTGGCCCGCTGCATGGGGTGCCCATCGCACTGAAAGATCTGATCTGGACCAAAGACGCGCCCACCAGCCACGGCATGATCATCCACAAAGATCACTATCCGGCGGAAGACTCAACGGTGGTGGAGCGTTTCCGTGCGGCCGGCGCGGTGATCATGGGCAAACTGACGCAAACCGAAAGCGCCTTCGCCGATCACCATCCGGAGATCACCCGCCCGACCAATCCATGGGGTGAGGCATTGTGGACCGGCGTCTCCTCCAGTGGCTCCGGCGTCGCCACCGCTGCGGGTCTGTGCTACGGCGCGATAGGGACCGATACCGGCGGCTCGATCCGCTTCCCGTCGAACGCCAACGGCCTGACCGGCATCAAACCCACCTGGAGCCGTGTCACCCGGCACGGTGCCTGTGAACTGGCCGCGTCGCTCGACCATATTGGCCCGATGGCACGCTCCGCCGCAGATGCCGCCGCGATGTTGCAGGCGATTGCCGGACGGGATGAGAAAGACCCCACCTCCAGCAGTGAACCCGTGCCGGACTACCTGGCACTGATGACCCGCGGCGTCAGCAAACTGCGTATCGGCCTTGATAAAGCCTGGTCGCTGGATCAGGTGGATGATGACACCCGCGCCGCGTTGCAGTCGGCCATTGCCACGCTAAGCGAACTTGGTGCCACCTTTGTCGATATCACCATGCCGGATACTGAGAAAGCCGCCGCTGAATGGAGCGCCCTGTGCGCGGTAGAAACCGCGCTGGCGCATGAAGAAACCTACCCGGCGCAGAAAGAGAAATACGGTCCGGGCCTCGCGGGGTTACTGGACCTCGGACATCAGGTCACGGCGCTGGAATATCAACGCCTGCTGCTTAGCCGTGCGGCACTGCGCGGGGATATCTCTGCCCTGTTCAGCAAAGTCGATCTCATTCTGGCCCCCGCCACCGCCTTCGCCGGATTAACCTGGGACACCATGACCCGTTTTGGCACCGATCAGGCACTGTTTAACGGCGTGCTGCGCTATACCAGTGCATTCGATGCCAGCGGCCACCCCACCATCACGCTGCCCTGCGGCATGACCGCGGCCGGTGCGCCTATCGGCTTCCAGCTGGTAGCCGCCCACTTTGCAGAAGCCACCATGATTCAGGGCGCGTGGGCTTATCAACAGGTTACCGACTGGCATAAAAAACATCCGGCTCTGTAA
- a CDS encoding LysR family transcriptional regulator: MNKLESMAVFVRVVDRGSFTAVAEEMRISSTMVGLHIKGLENYLGVRLLNRTTRRQSLTDFGHDYYQRCQQILTDIDEAESLASSLHQRPRGLLRIASPVTLGVHVLSALNAQFLQAWPDVTLDMRLSDRAVAMAEEGIDVMLKIGEPEQVNSLIGRPLAHYRSLVCASPGYLATYGVPQHPSQLIEHRCLGYAHPLASSAWQFIEEGKSLSVPVKLVMSLNNGEALRQAALNGAGIIMQPEVLLAEDVRSGRLIELFSHITTPGKPVHLLTFADRQQLPKIRYYVEHLRQHLSQSLILT, translated from the coding sequence ATGAACAAGCTGGAAAGTATGGCGGTTTTTGTGCGCGTGGTGGATAGAGGCAGTTTCACCGCGGTTGCCGAGGAGATGCGCATCAGCAGTACGATGGTTGGTCTGCACATCAAGGGGCTGGAGAACTATCTCGGTGTTCGTTTGCTGAACCGCACCACCCGACGCCAAAGCCTGACCGATTTTGGTCACGACTACTATCAGCGCTGCCAGCAAATTCTGACGGATATCGATGAGGCGGAATCTCTCGCTTCCAGCCTGCACCAACGCCCGCGCGGACTGCTGCGGATTGCCAGCCCGGTCACCCTGGGAGTCCATGTATTATCAGCGCTGAATGCACAGTTTCTTCAAGCCTGGCCCGACGTCACGCTGGATATGCGCCTGAGTGACAGAGCCGTCGCCATGGCAGAGGAAGGTATTGATGTCATGCTGAAAATCGGCGAGCCTGAACAGGTTAATTCCCTGATTGGCCGCCCCTTAGCACACTATCGTTCCCTGGTCTGTGCATCACCCGGCTATCTGGCCACTTACGGCGTGCCGCAACATCCCTCGCAGCTTATTGAGCACCGCTGCCTTGGCTATGCTCATCCCCTCGCCAGTAGTGCCTGGCAGTTTATTGAGGAAGGCAAATCGCTCTCGGTGCCAGTCAAGCTGGTGATGTCGCTGAACAATGGCGAAGCGCTACGCCAGGCTGCACTGAACGGCGCGGGCATTATCATGCAACCCGAAGTGTTGCTGGCTGAGGATGTAAGATCCGGAAGATTAATTGAATTGTTCAGCCACATAACCACGCCCGGTAAACCCGTGCATCTCCTCACCTTTGCGGATCGGCAGCAGTTGCCAAAAATTCGCTATTACGTTGAACATTTGCGTCAACACCTCAGCCAATCGCTGATTCTTACCTGA
- a CDS encoding carboxymuconolactone decarboxylase family protein codes for MITQPELRQRGLALFNELYGNGAGEALRQDMADICPDFTDISIEWAMGGIMSRAGLDPITRELVVIASCVTLGHTVPQLKAHTQAALNAGASREQIIETILQLLFYAGGAAVRNALVHVREILNSPQDK; via the coding sequence ATGATCACGCAACCTGAATTACGTCAGCGCGGCCTGGCGCTGTTTAATGAACTGTATGGCAATGGCGCCGGAGAGGCGCTGCGACAGGATATGGCGGATATCTGCCCGGATTTCACTGACATCAGCATTGAATGGGCGATGGGAGGCATTATGAGTCGTGCGGGCCTTGATCCCATTACGCGTGAGCTGGTGGTGATTGCTTCCTGCGTCACGCTGGGGCATACGGTGCCGCAGCTCAAAGCTCATACCCAGGCAGCGCTCAATGCCGGAGCCAGCCGTGAGCAGATTATTGAAACCATTTTGCAATTGCTGTTTTATGCCGGAGGGGCAGCGGTGCGTAATGCGCTGGTGCATGTGCGGGAAATCCTCAATAGCCCGCAAGATAAATAA
- a CDS encoding SfnB family sulfur acquisition oxidoreductase, whose amino-acid sequence MTKILSNDAEALDAARHLAEQAKAGAVERDQQRIYPTALLNQFTQLGLGSISVPRQFGGAGLLFRTVAEVFRLISASDPSLGQIPQNHFGLIQFILGEGTPEQQQRLLSAVVSGKRLGNGGPEKNTRHTRDVQAQLVTTSQGLQLTGEKFYSTGALFADILVTTAIHDQRPVMAFIPQPATGVEIVDDWSGMGQRTTASGTVRLQQVAVDPQLVMPLPAPEKPTLRGAVSQLIQAAIDAGIAQGALDDALVFVRSSSRPWVDAGVTRNADDPYIIADVGRLSTELTAANALLARAAQVLDSIDQQSLTAENCAQASIAVAEAKVLTTEVALRASEKLLEWGGSRATLLRHGLDRHWRNARTHTLHDPVRWKTHAIGNYYLNAVLPARHAWI is encoded by the coding sequence ATGACGAAAATATTGAGTAATGACGCTGAAGCGCTTGATGCTGCACGCCATCTGGCGGAGCAGGCTAAAGCGGGCGCGGTTGAGCGCGATCAGCAACGTATTTATCCCACTGCCTTGTTGAATCAATTCACCCAGCTGGGACTGGGCAGTATCAGTGTGCCGCGCCAGTTCGGCGGGGCCGGTTTATTATTCCGGACCGTGGCGGAAGTATTCCGCCTGATTTCTGCCAGCGATCCGTCGCTGGGACAAATTCCACAAAATCATTTCGGCCTGATTCAATTCATCCTCGGTGAAGGAACACCAGAACAGCAGCAACGTTTGTTAAGTGCCGTGGTCAGTGGCAAGCGGCTGGGCAACGGTGGACCAGAAAAAAATACCCGTCATACCCGTGATGTGCAGGCACAACTAGTGACAACGTCACAGGGATTGCAACTGACTGGCGAGAAATTCTACTCCACCGGGGCGTTATTCGCCGACATCCTGGTGACGACCGCGATTCATGATCAACGGCCGGTGATGGCGTTTATCCCGCAGCCCGCCACAGGGGTGGAGATTGTCGATGACTGGTCGGGGATGGGGCAACGCACCACCGCCAGCGGGACGGTCCGATTGCAGCAAGTGGCGGTGGATCCCCAACTGGTGATGCCGTTGCCAGCGCCGGAAAAACCTACGTTGCGCGGCGCAGTCTCACAACTGATTCAGGCGGCTATTGATGCCGGTATCGCCCAGGGGGCGCTGGATGATGCGCTGGTGTTTGTACGCAGCAGCTCTCGTCCGTGGGTGGATGCCGGTGTCACCCGCAATGCAGACGATCCCTACATCATTGCCGATGTTGGCCGCCTCAGTACCGAGCTGACGGCGGCAAATGCCTTGCTGGCACGCGCTGCACAGGTGCTGGATAGCATCGATCAACAATCGCTGACGGCGGAAAATTGTGCACAGGCATCGATAGCGGTCGCTGAAGCCAAAGTGCTGACCACCGAAGTTGCGCTGCGCGCCAGTGAAAAGTTGCTCGAATGGGGTGGCAGCCGCGCCACTTTGCTGCGGCATGGCCTCGATCGCCACTGGCGTAATGCGCGCACTCACACCCTGCACGATCCGGTGCGCTGGAAAACCCATGCCATTGGCAACTACTACCTCAATGCCGTGCTACCGGCACGCCATGCCTGGATTTAA
- a CDS encoding SfnB family sulfur acquisition oxidoreductase: protein MTQVQPKQPAARLADAQQALATAQQLAAQYRRDAALRDRERQLPHAELQQFFAAGLGAITVPRAYGGIAIPSGLLAQIVAIVSEADAAIGQVPQNHFYALEVLRVNGSPTQQQRLYDEVLAGVHLGNALAEFSSPTAHQRSTRIAAGRLNGNKFYATGALFADRIPTAARGDDDKEQLVFVPRHQAGVSVIDDWSGFGQRTTGSGSVQFVDVAVSADDVVPFQTAFERPTTVGPFAQILHAAIDQGIARAAFNDMLDFLRQRARPWPDSGVERAVDDPLTLDRTGRLAARLSAGDALLALAGDAVDSAQQQPTAESVATASIEVAKARAWTTEVALEAGNLLFELGGSRASLREHNLDRHWRNARTHTLHDPVRWKYPAIGNYLLNGVLPPRRGTL, encoded by the coding sequence ATGACGCAGGTTCAGCCCAAACAGCCCGCTGCGCGCCTTGCTGATGCGCAACAGGCACTGGCGACAGCGCAGCAACTGGCAGCGCAATATCGGCGCGATGCCGCGCTGCGTGACCGCGAACGCCAGTTGCCCCATGCTGAGTTACAGCAGTTTTTTGCTGCTGGCCTGGGGGCGATTACTGTGCCCCGGGCCTATGGTGGTATAGCCATCCCCTCGGGATTACTGGCGCAGATTGTTGCCATTGTCAGCGAGGCGGATGCTGCCATCGGCCAGGTGCCGCAAAATCACTTCTACGCGCTGGAGGTGCTGCGCGTTAACGGCAGCCCGACGCAGCAGCAGCGCTTGTATGACGAAGTGCTGGCGGGCGTGCATTTGGGTAATGCGCTGGCGGAGTTTAGCTCCCCAACGGCGCATCAGCGCAGCACGCGCATCGCGGCTGGGCGGCTCAATGGTAACAAGTTTTACGCCACCGGCGCGTTATTTGCCGACCGTATCCCCACCGCTGCGCGCGGTGATGACGATAAAGAACAACTGGTGTTTGTCCCGCGCCATCAGGCGGGCGTCAGCGTTATTGATGACTGGAGCGGCTTTGGTCAACGCACCACCGGCAGCGGCAGCGTGCAGTTTGTGGATGTTGCGGTCAGTGCCGACGATGTGGTGCCATTCCAGACCGCTTTTGAACGACCCACGACGGTTGGCCCCTTTGCCCAGATCCTGCATGCGGCCATTGATCAGGGCATCGCGCGCGCAGCTTTTAACGACATGCTGGATTTTCTGCGGCAGCGGGCGCGTCCGTGGCCGGACAGCGGTGTTGAACGTGCCGTTGACGATCCGCTGACGCTGGATCGCACCGGACGCCTCGCGGCACGCTTATCCGCCGGTGATGCGCTGCTTGCGCTGGCGGGCGATGCTGTCGATAGCGCACAACAGCAACCTACGGCAGAAAGCGTGGCCACGGCCTCAATCGAGGTGGCGAAAGCACGCGCGTGGACCACGGAAGTGGCGCTGGAAGCCGGTAATTTGTTGTTTGAACTGGGTGGCTCGCGGGCCAGTCTGCGTGAACACAATCTTGATCGTCACTGGCGCAATGCGCGCACCCATACCCTGCATGACCCGGTGCGCTGGAAATATCCGGCGATTGGTAACTACCTGCTGAATGGCGTGTTACCGCCGCGTCGGGGGACATTATGA
- a CDS encoding LLM class flavin-dependent oxidoreductase — MSHKQILLNAFNMNCVGHIHHGMWTHPQDRSIDFNSLTYWTDLARLLERGLFDGIFIADILGVYDVYQQSIDLTASESIQLPVNDPLMLVSAMASVTQHLGFGVTANLSYEAPYAFARRLSTLDHLTQGRIGWNIVTGYLDSAARAMGQRQLLDHDRRYDQADEFLDVVYQLWEGSWQDDALVVDRQRRLYADAQKIHQVNHQGEFYQVQGYHLSSPSPQRTPLLFQAGSSARGMQFAARHAECSFVNASSPAAMRQQTQRLRQAAVDAGRLAEDMRIFMGVSVIVAPTEREAQEKHRSYLAYASPEAGIAHFSSSIGMDLAAFGLDEPITSGDTRAIESVSKAYSGWTRRRLLEQHAMGSRYPLVIGTPAQVAEQLINWIDEGDIDGFNLTRILNPQSYQDVIDLVVPELQQRGRYKTAYQPGSLRKKIFQHQDRLPDRHPAARWRPDTNLR, encoded by the coding sequence ATGAGCCACAAGCAGATTCTGCTGAACGCTTTCAATATGAACTGCGTCGGCCACATCCATCACGGCATGTGGACGCATCCGCAGGATCGTTCCATTGATTTCAATTCACTGACCTACTGGACCGATCTCGCCCGTCTGCTGGAGCGCGGCTTATTCGATGGCATTTTTATCGCCGACATCCTTGGCGTCTACGACGTTTATCAGCAGAGTATTGATCTCACGGCCAGCGAGTCGATCCAGTTGCCGGTGAACGACCCGCTGATGCTGGTTTCCGCGATGGCGAGCGTCACGCAACATCTGGGTTTCGGCGTCACCGCCAACCTGAGCTATGAAGCGCCATACGCTTTTGCCCGCCGTCTCTCAACGCTCGATCATCTGACGCAGGGGCGCATCGGCTGGAACATTGTCACCGGCTATCTCGATAGCGCCGCCCGCGCGATGGGCCAGCGCCAGTTACTGGACCACGATCGCCGTTACGATCAGGCCGATGAGTTTCTGGATGTGGTGTATCAGCTGTGGGAAGGCAGCTGGCAGGACGATGCGCTGGTGGTGGATCGGCAACGACGGTTGTATGCCGATGCGCAGAAAATTCATCAGGTAAACCATCAGGGCGAGTTTTACCAGGTACAGGGTTATCACCTGAGCAGCCCGTCGCCACAACGTACGCCGTTGTTATTTCAGGCGGGTAGCTCGGCGCGGGGTATGCAGTTCGCGGCACGCCATGCCGAATGCAGTTTTGTTAACGCCAGCTCCCCGGCAGCGATGCGTCAGCAAACCCAGCGGCTGCGTCAGGCGGCAGTGGATGCCGGGCGACTGGCTGAGGATATGCGCATTTTTATGGGGGTCAGCGTGATTGTCGCCCCCACCGAACGCGAAGCGCAGGAGAAACATCGCAGCTACCTCGCCTATGCCAGCCCGGAGGCGGGGATCGCTCACTTCTCCAGCTCGATTGGCATGGATCTGGCCGCTTTTGGGCTTGATGAGCCGATCACCAGCGGCGACACGCGGGCGATTGAGTCGGTAAGTAAAGCCTACAGCGGCTGGACGCGTCGGCGGCTGCTGGAACAACACGCGATGGGCAGCCGTTATCCGCTGGTGATTGGCACCCCGGCACAGGTGGCTGAGCAACTGATCAACTGGATCGACGAGGGGGATATTGATGGTTTTAACCTGACGCGCATCCTCAATCCACAAAGTTATCAGGACGTTATTGATTTAGTGGTGCCGGAACTTCAGCAGCGTGGACGCTATAAAACCGCCTATCAGCCTGGTTCACTGCGTAAAAAGATTTTTCAGCATCAGGACCGTCTGCCCGATCGCCATCCGGCGGCACGCTGGCGGCCTGATACCAACCTTCGTTAA